The Nitratidesulfovibrio sp. SRB-5 genome includes a window with the following:
- a CDS encoding TraR/DksA family transcriptional regulator: MTPNDRQKLRERIVADLARIAQDIEALKELTKPVPPGADGMDEVSRMDAIQNKSVNEAALAQLRNRQVGLEYALKRIDEDDPDFGFCVECGEPIPLARLMAMPEASRCVNCAD, translated from the coding sequence ATGACGCCCAACGACAGACAAAAACTCCGGGAACGGATCGTCGCCGATCTTGCCCGCATCGCGCAGGACATCGAGGCCCTGAAGGAACTGACCAAGCCTGTTCCCCCCGGCGCGGACGGCATGGACGAAGTCTCGCGCATGGACGCCATCCAGAACAAGAGCGTCAACGAGGCCGCCCTGGCCCAGTTGCGCAACCGTCAGGTGGGCCTGGAATACGCCCTGAAGCGCATCGACGAGGACGATCCCGACTTCGGCTTCTGCGTGGAATGCGGCGAACCCATCCCCCTGGCCCGGCTCATGGCCATGCCCGAGGCCAGCCGCTGCGTGAACTGCGCCGACTGA
- a CDS encoding phosphotransferase family protein produces MHTAAMVAEFLGRMILQREGDGAGALSGALSGAMPDPASCATFGSTPGFPQAVPGEADAATPQAWAAALGVPVAGKGAGAASAPGTAPVSAEDVSFLAAGEYHENWLVRSPAGPVVLRGNRGGAAGSQLGLADQISYEYRVLHALAGCAATPRPLALAPAAKLPDGDPADVPSSPAEFPSSPASGPDTPTPTGGALLMQWLPGRPLDYRADARHAARVFAAVHAAPVPPAVELPPPGPVPHVLPRGVLAAQPDPLAAIVAESSALLARHADHPLAPRMATARQALLDYRDRVARLAGDTRHLFADEAPVIANTEVNSGNFLVPEGDAAAFPAPCGAWLVDWEKAVVTTRYQDLGHFLAPTTTLWKTDFTFDAATRAAFLDHYRAALRHAGQPVPDAEECAAKADVMVRAVLLRGLSWCLMAWHEYAGGGRALAHADTFRTIERYLGNIAWFLR; encoded by the coding sequence GTGCACACGGCGGCCATGGTTGCGGAATTTCTCGGGCGCATGATCCTGCAAAGGGAGGGCGACGGGGCGGGCGCCCTGTCAGGTGCTCTGTCCGGCGCCATGCCCGATCCCGCGTCCTGCGCCACGTTCGGCTCCACGCCGGGCTTCCCGCAGGCCGTCCCCGGCGAGGCGGACGCGGCCACCCCCCAGGCCTGGGCCGCCGCGCTGGGCGTGCCCGTGGCCGGGAAGGGGGCCGGGGCCGCATCCGCACCCGGAACCGCACCGGTATCGGCGGAGGACGTCTCCTTTCTGGCCGCCGGTGAATACCATGAAAACTGGCTGGTGCGCTCCCCGGCGGGGCCGGTGGTGCTGCGCGGCAACCGGGGCGGCGCGGCGGGCAGCCAGCTGGGGTTGGCCGACCAGATTTCCTACGAGTACCGGGTGCTGCATGCCCTGGCCGGGTGCGCCGCCACCCCGCGTCCGCTGGCGTTGGCCCCGGCGGCGAAGCTGCCCGACGGCGATCCGGCTGACGTTCCATCATCCCCGGCAGAATTTCCGTCATCACCAGCGTCGGGGCCAGACACCCCTACCCCGACCGGCGGCGCCCTGCTGATGCAGTGGCTGCCGGGCCGTCCGCTGGACTACCGCGCCGATGCCCGCCACGCCGCGCGGGTGTTCGCCGCCGTGCACGCGGCCCCCGTGCCCCCGGCGGTGGAACTGCCCCCGCCCGGCCCGGTGCCGCACGTGCTGCCGCGCGGCGTGCTGGCCGCGCAGCCGGACCCCTTGGCGGCCATCGTGGCGGAAAGCTCGGCCCTGCTGGCCCGCCACGCCGACCATCCGCTGGCCCCGCGCATGGCCACCGCACGCCAAGCGCTGCTGGACTACCGCGACCGGGTGGCCCGGCTGGCCGGGGATACCCGCCACCTGTTCGCGGACGAGGCCCCGGTCATCGCCAATACCGAGGTCAATTCCGGCAACTTTCTCGTGCCCGAAGGCGATGCCGCCGCCTTTCCCGCGCCCTGCGGCGCATGGCTGGTGGACTGGGAAAAGGCGGTGGTCACCACCCGCTACCAGGACCTGGGCCACTTTCTGGCGCCCACCACCACCCTGTGGAAGACCGACTTCACCTTTGACGCGGCCACGCGCGCGGCCTTTCTGGACCATTACCGGGCGGCCTTGCGCCATGCGGGGCAGCCCGTGCCGGACGCGGAGGAATGCGCGGCAAAGGCCGACGTCATGGTGCGCGCCGTGCTGTTGCGCGGCCTGTCGTGGTGCCTGATGGCCTGGCATGAATACGCGGGCGGCGGGCGCGCGCTGGCCCATGCCGACACCTTTCGGACCATCGAACGCTATCTGGGGAACATCGCATGGTTCTTGCGGTAG
- a CDS encoding ABC transporter ATP-binding protein — protein MVLAVEGLCASYGEGDAAPGGAGLVAAAVGRAVGFVAGRRGPRAPLPQARPDLPDLPDLPDLPDLPDRPDRHDQPSLSSQAGHNGHSASAPPVFSGVSFHLAQGEMACLVGPSGVGKTTLLRVLAGLHPSDAGGFTVTPPDGHDDAVILVFQDYMLFPHLTVRDNVAFGLRARGMGRRQRIQRAGDMLADFAIGDLAHRYPAHLSAGQRQRVALARALVCNPALLLLDEPFANLDRTLRLEMAAYVRDTVRRYGVTTLSVTHDLEEAFAVSDRIGVMLHGRLAQFGTPAELYARPVSLDVARFMGPVNVLDGPACTAFGLPLPGGCLCGGGDDCAPLALRPEGLAAIPDPDGPAVVARAVFTGQVTRLTLYPARGGADLRPGMPELVVHTLRADMPEGTRVRVELA, from the coding sequence ATGGTTCTTGCGGTAGAGGGGCTGTGCGCCTCGTACGGAGAAGGCGATGCCGCGCCCGGCGGCGCGGGGCTGGTGGCAGCCGCCGTGGGGCGGGCCGTGGGGTTCGTCGCCGGGCGGCGCGGGCCGCGCGCTCCGCTGCCGCAGGCCCGGCCCGATCTGCCTGATCTGCCCGATCTGCCCGATCTGCCCGATCTGCCTGACCGGCCTGACCGGCATGACCAGCCTTCTCTTTCGTCACAGGCCGGGCACAACGGGCACTCCGCATCGGCCCCCCCGGTGTTCAGCGGGGTGTCCTTCCATCTGGCGCAGGGCGAAATGGCCTGCCTGGTGGGGCCTTCCGGAGTGGGCAAGACCACCCTGCTGCGGGTGCTGGCCGGGCTGCATCCCTCCGACGCGGGCGGGTTCACCGTCACCCCGCCGGACGGGCACGACGACGCGGTGATCCTGGTCTTTCAGGATTACATGCTGTTCCCGCACCTGACCGTGCGCGACAACGTGGCCTTCGGCCTGCGGGCGCGCGGCATGGGCCGCCGCCAGCGCATCCAGCGGGCCGGGGACATGCTGGCCGACTTCGCCATCGGCGACCTGGCCCACCGCTATCCGGCCCACCTTTCCGCCGGGCAGCGCCAGCGCGTGGCCCTGGCGCGCGCGCTGGTGTGCAATCCGGCCCTGCTGCTGCTGGACGAGCCCTTCGCCAACCTGGACCGCACCCTGCGTCTGGAGATGGCCGCCTACGTGCGCGACACGGTGCGCCGCTACGGGGTGACCACCCTCAGCGTCACCCACGACCTGGAAGAGGCGTTCGCCGTGTCTGACCGCATCGGGGTCATGCTGCACGGGCGGCTGGCCCAGTTCGGCACCCCGGCGGAACTGTACGCCCGGCCCGTGTCGCTCGACGTGGCGCGCTTCATGGGGCCGGTCAACGTGCTGGACGGCCCGGCGTGCACGGCCTTCGGCCTGCCCCTGCCGGGCGGCTGCCTGTGCGGCGGCGGCGACGATTGCGCGCCGCTGGCCCTGCGGCCCGAAGGGCTGGCCGCCATCCCCGACCCGGACGGCCCCGCCGTGGTCGCGCGGGCCGTGTTCACCGGGCAGGTCACCCGGCTGACCCTGTATCCGGCGCGCGGGGGGGCTGACCTCCGGCCCGGCATGCCGGAACTGGTGGTGCACACCCTGCGCGCGGACATGCCGGAAGGGACGCGGGTTCGCGTGGAGTTGGCGTAG